In Deltaproteobacteria bacterium, the genomic window GCCCGGAAGGATGCTGCCCGAAAGGGACGGGGTGATCACTTCGCCGTCCAGCACGAAGAAGATGTTCATGGCACCGACTTCTTCAACATAGCGGCGCTCCACTCCGTCCAGCCACAGGACCTGGGTGTAGCCGTTCTCGTGGGCCTTTTCGCCGGCGTAGAGGCTTGCCGCGTAGTTGCCTGCGGTCTTGGTCTCGCCCACTCCGCCCGGCACGGCCCGCACGTAGCTCGTGGTGACCCAGATTTTGACGGGCGCGAAGCCCTCCGGGTAGTAAGCGCCAACGGGCGACAGGATGATGAAGTAGGTGTAGGTGAAGCTCGCCCGCACTCCCAGGAAGGGGTCTGTGGCTATGATGGTGGGGCGGATGTAAAGCGATGTGCCTTCCGGGCGGGGCACCCACTCGCCCTCAAGCTCCACCAGTTTTTTGAGGCATTCGAGTCCGAAGGCCTCGTCTATGGGCGGAATGCAGAGCCTGCGGGCCGAGTTGTTCAGGCGCTCCAGGTTAGCCTGGGGCCTGAAAAGCTGAATCCTGTTTTCCGCCGTGCGATAGGCCTTGAGCCCCTCGAAAATGGCCTGGCC contains:
- a CDS encoding branched-chain amino acid aminotransferase, translating into MDLSISKSQSLKNRPDENKLGFGTYFTDHMFLMDYSKEKGWHNARIAPYGPLSMDPSTMVFHYGQAIFEGLKAYRTAENRIQLFRPQANLERLNNSARRLCIPPIDEAFGLECLKKLVELEGEWVPRPEGTSLYIRPTIIATDPFLGVRASFTYTYFIILSPVGAYYPEGFAPVKIWVTTSYVRAVPGGVGETKTAGNYAASLYAGEKAHENGYTQVLWLDGVERRYVEEVGAMNIFFVLDGEVITPSLSGSILPGVTRDSVLKLARHWNMKVSERRISIDEVMEAHAKGKLDECFGTGTAAVISPVGELRYKDQVIKIGDGSVGPVANRFYKAITDIQYGRASDPFNWIVPV